In Topomyia yanbarensis strain Yona2022 chromosome 2, ASM3024719v1, whole genome shotgun sequence, one DNA window encodes the following:
- the LOC131685890 gene encoding protein arginine methyltransferase NDUFAF7 homolog, mitochondrial, which produces MNVRIAGVFFQQFRSYSYKPVKRVPLPPASKLEVPESTSTKNFSLREELKSRILASGPIPVASYMRQVLTNPAAGYYMTSEDVLGSKGDFVTSPEIGQIFGELVGAWCLNEWYKFGSPVPYQLVELGPGKGTMMSDILRVVGNLKATGGLSVHLVEISEHLSKVQASLLCRGCTDHKDEPFYRSGVTSSGTKVYWYRHLEDVPRVFSIILAHEFFDALPIHKFQKESDGWKEVLVDIDPNSNDKFRFVVSKAETPMLRLFLNSLPEIANGREHVEISFESEALIRQIGERFHSNGGLALIVDYGHLGEKGDTFRAFKRHKLHDPLVDPGSADLTADVDFSILNQFCERTSQVFTIGPTSQRSFLEMAGAKDRLAVLLERAKSEEEKRRLTDGFRILTEENQMGSRFKFFGLYPKELRESYLGLK; this is translated from the coding sequence ATGAACGTACGAATAGCGGGTGTTTTCTTTCAACAGTTTCGGAGCTACAGTTACAAACCGGTGAAACGGGTCCCATTGCCTCCGGCCAGCAAGCTGGAGGTACCGGAATCAACCAGTACGAAAAATTTCTCACTTAGAGAAGAGCTGAAATCACGTATCCTGGCGAGTGGCCCCATTCCGGTTGCATCCTATATGAGGCAAGTGCTGACTAATCCCGCGGCCGGATACTACATGACCAGTGAGGATGTGCTTGGCAGTAAGGGGGACTTTGTTACCTCTCCGGAGATTGGACAGATTTTTGGCGAATTGGTCGGAGCGTGGTGTCTTAACGAGTGGTACAAATTTGGAAGCCCTGTTCCGTATCAGCTGGTTGAGCTGGGACCAGGTAAAGGAACAATGATGAGCGATATTTTAAGAGTTGTTGGCAATCTGAAGGCGACGGGTGGTTTATCTGTTCATCTCGTGGAGATAAGTGAACATTTGAGTAAAGTTCAAGCCAGCCTCCTGTGCCGAGGCTGTACGGATCATAAAGACGAACCGTTCTATCGATCGGGTGTTACCAGTAGTGGAACAAAGGTGTACTGGTATCGCCATTTGGAGGATGTTCCGCGAGTATTTTCCATCATTTTGGCGCACGAGTTCTTTGACGCATTACCAATCCACAAATTTCAAAAGGAAAGCGACGGCTGGAAGGAGGTTCTGGTTGACATTGATCCTAATAGCAACgataaatttcgatttgtgGTATCTAAAGCTGAAACACCGATGCTGAGGTTGTTCCTTAACAGCCTTCCTGAGATAGCAAACGGTCGAGAACATGTCGAAATTTCGTTCGAATCCGAAGCACTGATTCGACAGATTGGAGAACGATTCCACTCAAACGGTGGACTAGCGCTGATTGTGGACTATGGCCATCTAGGTGAAAAGGGTGACACATTCCGAGCGTTTAAACGTCACAAACTACACGATCCATTGGTCGATCCGGGTTCTGCTGATCTAACTGCGGATGTGGATTTTTCAATTctgaatcagttttgcgaaCGGACGTCACAGGTCTTCACAATTGGACCAACCAGTCAACGGTCGTTTCTGGAGATGGCAGGTGCTAAGGATCGGCTGGCGGTGTTACTCGAACGAGCCAAGAGTGAGGAGGAGAAACGTCGATTGACTGATGGATTTCGGATTTTGACTGAGGAGAATCAGATGGGGAGTAGGTTTAAGTTTTTCGGATTGTATCCGAAGGAACTGAGGGAGTCTTATCTGGggcttaaataa